CGGCTGGTATTGTAACAGCCATCATAGGCGCACCTTATTTTTTGTATTTATTACGGACGGAATCAAAAAAAAGAAAAAAAGGATGATGAATGTTGGGGACACTTTCAGCAGAAAAGCTTACTCTTTCATACGAGACAGCTACCATCATAAACAATATATCAATTGAGATTCCAAAAGGGAAAATCAGTGTGCTAATCGGATCTAATGGCTGCGGCAAATCAACCATCCTAAAATCGCTTTCGAGACTCCTTCAGCCTACAGGAGGGTCTGTGTTTTTGGATGGGAAATCGATCCATAGCCAGCCGTCTAAGGAAGTGGCGAAAAAGCTTGCTATTCTTCCGCAAGCACCTGAGGCTCCAGAGGGATTAACAGTTGAGGAGCTCTGCAATTTTGGCAGGCATCCTCATAAGAAGCTGTTTTCAAAAAGCAGCCGGGAAGACAAGGAAATGGTCGAATGGGCACTAGCGGCAACCGGAATGACAGAGCTTAAGGACCGTCCATTGGACTCCCTATCCGGAGGACAGCGGCAGCGGGCATGGATCAGCATGTCTCTTTCGCAAGGGACTGACCTTCTGCTTCTGGATGAACCAACGACTTATCTTGATATTGCTCATCAAATTGAGGTTTTGGACCTTCTTAGGACATTAAACCGTGAACACGGGCGCACGATCGTCATGGTTCTTCACGATTTAAACCAAGCTGCGCAATATGGCGATTATTTGATTAGCATTGCGGATGGTGAAGTATACAAAGCAGGCGCTCCGGAAGAAATTTTCACAAAGGATCTTTTTCGTGACGTTTTCGGCCTTGAATGCTGTATTATGAAAAATCCGCTTGACCAGAAGCCGATGTGTTTCCCAATGGGGCTTTGCAATCGGGCAAAATCCTGTCAAATGATTGAAAAAAATAATGAAAAGTGATAGAACCAGTCAAGCAAATGGCAGGTTCTTTTTTTTGCATCTATACTCCTTTTTTCATCCCTTCGGTTTATATAAAGGGTGAGAGGAGGTGATAAGCATGGCATCAGCAGTTTTGGTTGAGTCAAAAATCCGCCTTGTATTTGACAAGGGGACAGACGGGGAAGGAAAACCAGTCACTGGAGGCAAAACGATCAATAACGTAAAAAAGGACGCAACTCCTGAAAATCTGATCGTTGCAGCACAAGCTATTGCTTCCTTGCAAATTCATCCGCTTGTGGACGTGGAGCGAAATGACAAGCAATTGTTATCCAACTAAAAAATAATGAAGGGAGAGATGAAGGATGGAAAAAACGGTAGAGCTTCAATTTTTAGATGAGCTTGGAAAAACGGTTAGGATTTCGATTTCCGAACCGAAGGACCAGCTCACTGAAGCCGAAATTTTCACTGTAATGGATTCGATTCTTACAGCAGATGTATTCTTCGGAAGCGGCGGCCGGTTAGTCGCTAAAAAAGGCGCCCGTATCGTCGAGAAAAACACGGTTGATTATGAAGCAAGCTAAACACGCAGGTCCGGCTCTTTATTAGAGCCGGACTTTTCTAGTTTACGGATGGAGGCTTTTTTAACAGGATTATTCTTTTGACATTCTTCTGTAGTGGTGAGAATATATAACAAGTTGGTAATGATTAGATGGGGAGAAAAACGATGTATCATGCAAAAACTTTAAATGAAAAAATCCGATTATTTGTCATGATTTTATGGCCGATATTAATAACACAAATTAGCTTAAATGCGATGAATG
This window of the Bacillus gobiensis genome carries:
- a CDS encoding ABC transporter ATP-binding protein, producing the protein MGTLSAEKLTLSYETATIINNISIEIPKGKISVLIGSNGCGKSTILKSLSRLLQPTGGSVFLDGKSIHSQPSKEVAKKLAILPQAPEAPEGLTVEELCNFGRHPHKKLFSKSSREDKEMVEWALAATGMTELKDRPLDSLSGGQRQRAWISMSLSQGTDLLLLDEPTTYLDIAHQIEVLDLLRTLNREHGRTIVMVLHDLNQAAQYGDYLISIADGEVYKAGAPEEIFTKDLFRDVFGLECCIMKNPLDQKPMCFPMGLCNRAKSCQMIEKNNEK
- a CDS encoding DUF2922 domain-containing protein — protein: MEKTVELQFLDELGKTVRISISEPKDQLTEAEIFTVMDSILTADVFFGSGGRLVAKKGARIVEKNTVDYEAS
- a CDS encoding DUF1659 domain-containing protein, which encodes MASAVLVESKIRLVFDKGTDGEGKPVTGGKTINNVKKDATPENLIVAAQAIASLQIHPLVDVERNDKQLLSN